A genomic stretch from Arachis stenosperma cultivar V10309 chromosome 3, arast.V10309.gnm1.PFL2, whole genome shotgun sequence includes:
- the LOC130970110 gene encoding uncharacterized protein LOC130970110, translating to MGFALNLIDFVLFLFFLLIAFTAPLIDGQTCLPLTYFPEFLVQLKQWYTHEYGDYLVSEKPHFFVGLVWLELLFLWPLSLLNLYALFASKPWFNTTCLIYGASLSTSMVAVLSEMMLSNKASEKLLKMYFPFMGFGVLALLRGLMSNSSRSSSSSGRRPAFALRKKRA from the exons atggggTTTGCATTGAATCTGATAGACTTTGTTCTGTTCCTGTTCTTCCTGTTAATAGCATTCACTGCACCCCTCATTGATGGACAAACATGTCTTCCTCTCACTTACTTCCCTGAATTTCTCGTCCAGCTTAAGCAATGGTACACCCATGAATATGGTGATTACCTTGTTTCTGAGAAACCTCACTTCTTTGTTGGCTTGGTTTGGCTCGAGCTTCTGTTTCTATGGCCCCTTTCTCTTCTTAATCTCTATGCCCTCTTCGCTTCCAAGCCTTGGTTCAACACCACTTGCTTGATCTATGGTGCATCCCTCTCCACTTCCAtg GTTGCTGTGTTATCAGAAATGATGCTCTCCAACAAGGCATCCGAGAAGCTATTGAAAATGTACTTCCCTTTCATGGGTTTTGGTGTCTTAGCTCTCTTGCGAGGGTTGATGTCAAATTCTTCGAGGTCATCTTCAAGCAGTGGCCGGAGACCTGCGTTCGCACTGAGGAAAAAACGTGCTTGA